The window CGCCAAGTGAAAATAAATACAGGCCTATCTAACTCATTTGGTTTCGGAGGTCATAATGCGGCTATTGTTTTAAAAAAATACGAGTAAATAAGCTTTCTCTCGTAAATCTAACCTTTTCCTATAGAAACGGTTAGATTTATTAAATTAAATGGCCTGATTGTTGAACTCAAGTTAAACAACACTGTTGAACTAACCTGCTGCTTTAGTTCAATAAAAAAAAGAGCTGCCTAAGCAACTCAACGATCTTTCACTAAAGCCCCCGTTAGTTTAACAAGGAAATTAGGAAAAACATTCAATTATTATACTTTAAATTCGGTATTTCCTAATCTAACTAATCATTTCCTTCAAATTTATCATCACTTTCGTTAAAGAGGAAATAGAGGTTAGTGTGTCATACTTTTCATTATCTAACGAATGGTTTGCCCCCTGTATTACTTTAATGTTAAAAGAGGTTTGCTGTGCCAATTGTTCGACTTGTTCTGAGTTATAATGAGGGTCTTTATCACCAATGACTAACAATCCTACGTGATTACTGTTTAAAATTTTTTCATAAATTCTATCGAGTTTCAGCAAAGGGGTAAGTAATATCATTTTGGACTCACTAAAAGCTTCTTTTTTCATAATTTCACTAATAACAGGTATTGTTCCAAGTGATTTCGCAAGGAAAATCTTTTCATTGTAATGAAAATTAGCTAGAACATTATTTATAACAGGGTTAACATCATTCATAATGATATTAGTTATATCTTCGAAAGATTGTTCGAATAATTCTTTTTGATATGAATAGTGGATTTGAACAACATCAAATTGATTTTCAAGCATTACCATAGTAGCGTAATAAAGCAAGGGTTTATCGTAGGTATAACCAGTACCCGAAAACATAAAGCAAATATTTTTAGAACCTGTTTGAATATGTGTATACTCTATCTGTTTAAGACTATCATTTGTATCTACTGCAATTTTTGTAGCCTTCATTGGAATTCTCCCTCGCCTTAATTATTGATAATTCATTTTTATCTTCGCCTTTTCAAATTAACTAATTCCCTTAATTACGACTCTATGCTTCTCCCTCGTTGCTTGAATAATTTACTGTTTAATTACAACTTCGATATTCTTGCAAAAAAACCTTCTTATTCAACTAACCTGCTTTGTTAGTTTAAGTGTAACATTTCACAATGGATCACCGAAGCATACATGATGTTTTAGACATAAAAATAGACCATCGAAATGATGGTCTTGTTTAACTAAGCCCCCGTTAGTTGAATAAGAAACTATTTTCTCTCTTTTAATAATGAAATTATCTTTTCATTTTGTTCTATTAGCATATCGAGTTTTTGTTCCAATTTATTAGACTTATTACTTCTCGCTGAAGAATTGATAAGCAACATTCTTATAAAGAGAGTAAAAGAAAAAATTTCATGCTAACCTGCTGCGTTAGTTCACTAAGAAAAAGATATTCTAAAGGCAGCCTTTTTCTGCTAAAGCCGGGGTAGCGTCATATTTAAAACGTTAAGAAATATACACGATTTTATGCAAATGAAAAAACTGCTACATCAACCGTTTACGCCACTTGTATTAAAAGACGTATAAACAATGTTCATAAGAAAAGCCACAAAAGCCACAAAACGTTGATTTAAAAACATTTGTGGCATTTACGTTCGTTTCCAAACTTGCATTTGGGAACGTTTTTTAGTTATATTTTGTATGTATTATAAATCCATTTTATAATGAAGTACCTATAGGTTGATATATTTTAATTTATGTATATTTACCCAAATGGCGTTGATAAACAATATTACTAAAACAATGGCTATAACATACTTAGAAAAATGCTTAAGTTTAGCATTTTCGAATATCTTAATTAAAAGAAAAAAAAAGCCAAGTACCCAGATACCATTTTGAAAAAAGTTCAAGATTATATCCCTAATTACGCTGAAATAAAAAAATAAACCCAATAATATCTCTCCCTCCATAAATAAAAATAATACATTTAGTTTTTTTTAACATTTAAATGTAAATTTTCAAAGTGTTGTTTAGATGCATTTAGTGAATAAGCAACCCAAAACAAATCCCCCATTCGTTTTGAATGGGGATTTATAGTTACCTAACTTGTGTTTGGGAACGTTATTTTCTATGGAACTGTATAAAATATGAACTTAAAGTTATTTCAATTATCAGATATCAAGAAAGTTTATTGTTTTCTCTAATCCCAAAAAGAATCGAAATTATTCCCAAAAGAAAGAACAAAAACCCATTAGAAAAACCCATAATAAAAAATACGCCACCTACTAATAAATAGCTCGCAACAACAGGGTTCTTATAATTAATAGTTTTCAAGTTACTACCTCCTAAAATAAAATGTTGTTTGTTATTTCTACGGATAAGTTACGTTTAAGTTCCCAAATCGAGATTTGGAACAACATTAATCATAAGAAGGTTTAATTCCCAACCTTTCATTTGGGAACGTTATTAGGTTTATTTATGTATACGTTATAAATCCTTGTTGCACTAAAGCCCCCGTTAGCTTAATAACGTTTAATTACATTAACTAAAGTAACAAAACAAAAGGTAGGAACAACCAATAATCATCAATATTTGTAATGCTTAGATACCAGAGTATTATTCCGATGATTGCAAAAGGTGCATTTTGCCAACTTTTCTTCACCCAACCGAAAGAATGTGCTAAAGCTAAGACCATAAAACAAAAGGTATAACAAGCAAGTAGAGACCAATAGACCAACTTCCTAAAAAACTAACAATATACATAATTAATCCCGCCAACCAATAATTTCTCGCAACATTTTTAACTATTGCTACAATCATTAAGATTAATCCTATTAGAAATAAACCATAAAAAATAAATGACCACATAGATGCTTCACCTCACTTTTGATTTTAACAAAGGCATTATTCTTTCAATAACTACTTCTTTGACTTACTAATGAAAACCTTCTTATTGAACTAACCTGCCCCGTTAGTTCAATAAGAAAAAGCTACGCTTAAGGTAGCACCTTGTTCTGCTAAAGCCCCCGTTAATTTAAGTACAATTATTCACAAACATTGTTACCATATTAAACTTTCACTTGAATTTCCCATTCTTTAAAGTATTCAACCAGTTCTTTATGTAATTTCACATCAGTATTCATAATTTCGCATCCTCTGTCATCATAAATGTGAAAAATACACTTCGTCCTTACATTTACGAAGAAGATATCAGGTGCATATATACAATACTTTTTTCTTAATCGAGGATTCAAAGAGCCAAAGTCCTCATGTATTAATGTTTTTAGAAGGTATTCTAATTTTAAATCTGAAACTTTACAGAACAATTCCATTTGCTGAACAAAAACATCATCTTCATCAAATTGCCAAATAAACTCGTGCATGCGTAATGAATACTTTCTTTGTTGTACTTTTACATAACGTTGAAAAAAGTTTGGATATACGATTTTATTTGTTTCACTTGGATATGAATTAACAACAACAATTACGTCATCCTTCTTTTTAAACAACAAAGGAAAAATTTCAGCTACTTGTCTATATACGGTGTGAAATCTCTTCATATTAAGTTTTCCATCTTCATTAATCTGATAAATATCCTCACCTAACTCAATGTGGATTCCTAAATCCAAAGAATGATAAATACCTGGTGTTAACAATAAACCTTTATAATGTTCTCCCATTAATTCTATTATTTTCATAAATCTTTCCACCTCATTTGCTATTTACGATTATTCAACTAAACGGCCCCGTTAGTTGAACAAATGGTATTGTTAGATTGTTTCCAAAATCTTTTTTGCGATTTCATCAAGTTCTTCTGCAAGTTCATTATGTGCAGGTGTTTCAGCCACTCTTGTTAAATACTCTCTAAACTGGATTCTTGACTCTACTGGCAATTTATTAACTAAAAAGTGTAGAATAAACCACTTCCAGTTATCATCATCTGAAGATAATATATCTTGCACAAGTGGAACAATTTCTTCTGGAAAAGTTAAAAGTAATTCCAATACGCTTGGTGCCACTGGCCAATTCATATCTTGAATCCATTCGAGGAGGTTAGGGAGTAAGGGCAATATTTTATCTCTATCCATTTTTTTAATCATTTCTACTCTATCGATATCAAATTTATGTCTTGGCAAAAGTTCCTCAAAGTTTTTCACATGCAATCCTCCTTAGATTTTTATACATGGCAATCTATTTATTAGATCAGTCTTTATTAAACTAACCTCCCTCTATAAACATTGAGATATCAACGGTTTCCATCACTTCGTGATTTAAGAAAAATATTTTTCTCCCCTCTGATAAACAGAGTCTTGAATTTATAGATTATATTACCAAATGAAGCGTACGCTTCGCTAAAACTAATGGAAATCATTAGCTTTTTTATCCATTATTTTGATGCACAATGGATCTCTGCGATGCTTATGACGACGTACCCTCCCATGTCTCTTAGCGTCAACGCGCTTACATTCCTTCGTTCGGTCTATTCATAAGGCAGAGGCCTGCTAAGCTGCTCCGGGGACTCATAGTCTAAGTTTAGTGATATTGCCGGCTTCTCCGTATCATCCTTTTTGTTATAGCTCTTTGATCGAAATGCTTACGCTGCCTCTCCAAGACAGTAGAGATCTTTCATCATAAGTTGCTCGTTAAAATACACTTTCTTTTTACAAATACCATGTAATATTTTCAGTAATTTACCACAGAGAACTACCATCGATTGCTTACCCCGTAAGGGATTCTGATTCCTTGTGGTGTAGTATTCGTGAAGTTGTTTGAATGCTAGGTTATGCCGAATCAAAGGAACAATCACTTTGAAAAGGATATGTCTAAGTCTCTTACGTCCACGTTTTGATATATGCTTTTGACCCTTATGTTGACCAGAAGAGTTTTCACGTAATGTTAGTCCCGCTAGTTTAATGAGTTGGCGTGGATTTTCGTAAAGTGAAAAACTCCCTACTTCGGAAAGTAGATCAACAATTGTCGCATCTCCTAAACCTGGTACTGACGCGAGTAGGTCATATTCCATCGTTGTCTTTGCCAATTCAGTTAATTGGTCATTCACTGCTTCGATTTCAGTTTCTAATAAGCGAAACTGACGTAGGAGTGTGGCGATTTCATGTTTGGCCATCTTTTGTCCTTCTGTCAGTCCTATAGAGTTTGAAGCCTTTTCAATGAGTAGCTTAGCTTTTGGTAGTTGTGGAGCTCTCATACCCCCTACCTGACGGTAGAAAAATACAAGTTCTTCCGCGGTTTTCCCTTGAATGTCCTGTGGCATTGGTGTTCTTTCTAATGCAGTAAGTGCCATTTTTCCGAAAGAAGGAAAGACTTGAGTGAATTCAGGAAAATATCGATCGAGCCAACGAATGATTCGATTTTTAATACTTGCTAGATCTTCCGTTAACTTTAATCTAAGAGTAGAACCAATCCGTAGTTCAGCTTCTACTTCTTTTAATATTCGTGGATAGCTAAAGCGTCCATCTTTCAATAACCGTGCGATGACTAATGCATCTTTTTTATCATTCTTAGTCGGCAAATTATCATCAAGTTCTTTCGAACGTTTGACGTGCATTGGATTCACCATGACAAGTGGGATTCCGTATTGATCTAAGAAATAGGCTAAGTTCATCCAGTAGTGGCCTGTAGGCTCAATCCCTATTATTACTTCAGTTTTCTTAGCTTCCTTCATCATTTGACAAATCTTTTCATACAAATTTTCGAAACCTTCTTTCGATTGATGTACCGCAAAAGCTTTTTCTATTACTCGCCCGCGTTCATCAACAAAACATGCGTAATGAATACGCTTAGCAATATCCATGCCGACAACCAGTGTATTTTCAGTAACTTGATTAATTTTGTTATTCCATTTAGAATGCATAAAGGAGTCCTCCTTGTTTGATGATGGGTCAATGGTCGTTGACACTCATGCATCATACTAGAGGGCTCCTTTTCTTTCAAGACCTCGAACATCTTTCAAACAGGAATGCTGCTCCGTTAGTTCAATAAGAAAAAAGAGCTGCATAAGCAACAGTTGAATCAAACTGTTAATTAAATCTCTTCTTCTCGTTCTTTTATATTCATATAGAGAAGAACACTGACACAGAAAGCCACACCAATTGTACTCGTAATAACTCTCAACAACCGTGTTTCATCAAAACCAAATAGCAAATGTCCTAAAGAATACAATGCTGACAGAACAATAAACCATCGAAGTAATATTTTTTTCATTCGGTAGTAACTCCATTCAATCAAATAATTCCGTACTTATGTAAGTTTACCCCGGTCTGCATTCAAAAGGAATATGGATTGATTTAGCACAATCGTTGATCCACAGTTCGACACTACGCTTCTTCGACTAACCTGCCCCGTTAGTTGAAAAAAAAAGTCTCCAAAGCGCCGTTGAACAATTCTTTCCTTAACCTTGTAAATCGGCATTTTTCTTACAGGAAGCCGTTATTAATATTAGCTTTGTCTGGCGTCTACGGCTATGTAAGTATTGCTATAAAGAAGCATATGAATTCTCTTTACATTCCATAGTTTCTTAAATTCATTAATCGGAACTTTTCGATTATAGCTCTTGTGAACATCATCACAATTCACCAGATGCCTTAATGATTCTGAAAGGTAAATATACTCCTTGTCATAGCCTACAACAGAGACAAAATGCAAATTATTAAAATCCTTCTGTACTTTAATAAAAACAATTACGGGAGTTCCTTTACTAACTTCGTACTTTAATGTATTTATATTTCCTTTATAATAGTTTGTTTTAAAGCCCTTTTTTCTTAACATTTTACGGATTCCCTTTGGATATACATTGCCTGCCCTCGTTTTACTAGGAAAATGCATAAATAACGCTTCACCCTCAGCCTCCATACCAAAATGACGCAGCAAATACGCTGTTGAAAATGCGGCACATTCCGTATTTTTTTGAAAATCTATTCGGTTTATTTTTTGAATAAGATAGTTAGCTGGATAATTTCTTTTTCGAAAAACCGGGACGGGTAATGTCATTAAATATGCATTAATAATAGTTGAAATAATAATCCATAAAATAACTGTTCTAACTATAAACATGCTACTTCCCCCATTTCTTTACGTCCAAATCGAAACAATATTCTAAATCCTTCTTTCACTAACCTGCCCGTTAGTTCAAGAAGAAAAGATACCCTAAAGGCAGCCTTGTTCTGCTTAAGCCACCGTTAGTTGAATAAGAAAAGTGACGTTCATTCAACAATTGCGCCCATTGAAGAAGCGTGTTATAGACTATAGTTAGTTGAGTTTCTTTTCAAACTCCTTATAGTTTATAGTCAGAACCATCAATTACAATACGAATTAAGCTAGTAAACAATTTTTGTTGAGAAGAATTTTGCCAGTCCTCTTCATACTCAGCCATTACAGCAAAACACATAAAACATTTATAGCACAACGTTTTATGTGTTTTAAGGTGTACCCAAACATGTATTTGGGAACGATTATAAAGAATTTTTGGCATATAACATACAGGATAAGGATTTAGTTAAAAATATTAACTTATTGCGCCATATTTATTGCAATTGAACTTTAATGCCATTGTATGTGTAGAAATAATTCCGCTTTGTGAGTATTTTCCTGAAACTTCAATAACATATGTAACGCCACCATCTTTTAGTAAAGCTACATTTCCAAATTGAGTCCAATTTCCATCAGCATTCTCTGCTTCTGAAGAAATACCATTAAATGCTGAAAATAATTGTATCCCCTCTGGTGTATTTGAGTTTAATTGTGTATCAAAAGAGCCTTCAAAAATAATGTTTGCTACTTTTGATCCTATTTGTAACATTACTGTCTTTGGTACTGCCCCCGGGCTATAACCTTCACTATTTTCCAAAACCGTTATAGACATATTAGCTCGCTCTTTTGCTAGCTTTTCAAAGTCTGCTACTTCAATCCAATTTTCATCAAGAAATGCCGTTATAGGCTCCATCTCTAGTTCAAAGGCTTCGTTATTTTCTTCGTTTACTTTTTCTAGTATTTCTACGTATTTTTGATAGTATTCTGCTTTTTCTTCTTGCGTTAAGTTTAGAGGAATCGGTGCTGCTTCTACTATCTTTGTAGTATTAGCCTCGTTATTAATTTCTATTGATTGCTCGGTATTTAACGGTTCGTCTTTAACTTCCTTGTTATCTGCTTCATCATCAGTGCAACCTGATAAAGCAAATGCCCCTAGTAAAATGCTTACGTAAAAATATTTTTTCAACATTCCACCCCATTTAACATTATTAAATAATACAACTTAATAATACCATATATGGTTTTCATTGGTTTTTATATCCTAAAGCGTGGTTTTGGAATATACTGATTATAAGCAGCAAAAAACAAACACCTCATTCAATTGAATGGGGTGTTTTATTCCCTAACTTGAATTGCACCTCCTTTTTAATTGTGACTAATAATTGGGGCGCAGTTCAAGCGAGGTTTGTGGACTTTTTGCTCTTAATGTTGTAAATCCTATGAACACCAATAAGAAATTATTTTTTATTTTTTAATTCTAAAAGTATAGGTGCAATATTTAGTAAGATAGAAACAATTGTCAGAAACCATAACGCCTTTTCCATAGTAGGTACAACATCCAATAAAGCTACCCAATCTTTAACTTCTACCCAATTAGCTATAAGACTATTTTCTGCACAGAGTGTCAACGCTGTAAATGATAACCCGAATGCCATCGCAAGTTTGTAATCTTTACCAGTTGTATACATATAAAGATTTATTAAAGTTGCTACTATTGCAATAAGACCTAATATTAACCACATATTGATGCCTCCATTATACTTTCATTTCTCAGTATAGACGAGAATTGTAATTATTTGGTTCCAAAACAACCGTTTGGGGGGCATACCGATTACAGCAAAAAACAAACACCTCATTCAATTGAATGGGGTGTTTTTATTACCTTACGTTATTAGGTTTATTTATGTATACGCCATAAATCCTAGTTGCACTAAAGCCCTCGTTAGTTTGAGTGTATTTTTTCACAAGCCCTTAATAAAATTTAAATTTCTTCATTTAAACAAATCTCTACGAATTCAAAGATATTCTTTGCCTCAATAGAACGATTTCCCCAATCATGCCAAAAGTATAAAATCTGTCCTACCACCCCAGCTTCAGATGGATCTGTATCAATGCAAAGATAATCACCACCACCATTAACTGCAATTGGAATCCATTTTGAATTCCAAAGAAGTGACTTAAGCTCTTTTTCAATATCTGGCTCTACATCCTCATCTGGATCGAATTCTTCTTGTAAAAAAATCCAATTATCTATAATTTCAGAAGTAGGTGATAGAGTCAAATTTCTCACAAATGGATTCACCCCAGTTACCCAAACTTGTCCGTTATATACCCTGTAAAAGCTCTTCATTTCTTCAGGCAGTAAAACACCCAGTGTATCCTCAAGAAGTTGAAACTCTTCATCACTTGCACCCGACTGAAGATTTAATGATTCTTTAAAGTTACTTCCATTATTTGAACCTCTTTCAATAATACGTTTCCATAACCGATCAGCTTGATTTATCATATTTTTAATCTTCTCCTCACGTCTCAAATGTGAATTTTCTCTTATTCAAAATTAGATTTTTATTTTTTCTATAAATATATTTTAACATAAAAATCCATATTATCCAAAAATGTACATCTTCATTATTAGGAATCTGATAGCCATTACTACTTTTTGGGTCGTTTACTAAACCAAGTTGCTTTGCAAGAATATAGTTGTCATCCCAAGCCACCTCGGTGACTTTTGTTGGAATAACATCACTTCCCCAATGTGAATCACTAATTTTTGGTGCTACCTTTACTTGGTGAGCAGATGTTCTTACAATTGAGTAATTTCCAGGGAGTTCTAAGCTATAATCTGCCAATCCCGCACAACCGATTAACATTATCAAGGAAAAAAACACCATAAACGAATAGCGAAAAATGTGCTTTTTAAACAATTAAACACCTCATTTTCAAATATTTCTGTTCCATTAAACTGCCCCGTTAGTTCAATTATATAAATTATGACGAATCTACTATTGCTGAAACTTGTTTAAAATTTATTTGATTCAAAAAAAGGTTCAATACCTATTTCTTTTAATAAGTATTTGTTAGGGCTACGCTTTTCTGCTAATTGTTTTTTGGGGATCAAAATTTCTTCTCTTAAACGTTTAAACACATTAGGGTTATGTTCAGGAAACCATTCTTCATAACTTATCCCCTTATTTTGCTCAATTCTTATTAAAAAAAGGATAATATCTTCAAACATATAAGGAAATTCTTTTTCTATCTGTTCGTGATGGTCTAACAAAGCATGAAGATAATCTTTAAAGCGGTAAAAACGCTTTTGATTTAAAGGATTCGAACTCCATTTTTTATTTTCTTCACATTCTTTTACGGGTTGAAATATAAAGAGAGCACCTGTTTCCCAAGCCCCCAACATACAAGTAAATGCAGCAATCGCGTATTTTCTAGTTTCAAAATCGGGGTCTCCAAAATATTTATAATAGTGCTCTCGATACCTAGAATAATCACAACTAGTATGATAACCGCCTATAGCAAATCCTTCCAAACCCCGTTTTGCTTGTTCAATAATATTATTCGCCAACCTTCCTTCCTCCTTCCATTATTCAACTATACTGCCCCGTTAGTTTAAGAGTAACATTTCACAATGGTCACCGAAGCCTACTTGATGTTTTAGACATAAAAATAGACCATCGAAATGATGGTCTTGTTTAACTAAACCAGCTAATAGGTTGTCAATATCTTTCTGTAAAAAAGTACTTTTCTTTATGTTATACTTTTTTGGGCATACCAAATAACCCTCCAGATGTATTATGGAAGGTTTTACATCTAATGGTCAATTTAACGAATCAAGCTAAATCAAGGAAAACTTCTTTTCTCTTTAATAAGGCATATATCCATTGAAGAAGTTTATTAATACAAGCAACTAACGCAACTTTTGAAGGTTTACCATCTGACCGTTTCTTGTCATAAAACTCTTTGAGTTTTTTATTTCTAGAGCTTCTTATTCCACACAAAACAGCTAAGTATAAACTGCGCCTTAGCCTACTGGAACCACGTTTAGTAATCCGATTCGTTGTCGCTGTGAATTTTCCTGAAGAATAAACACTCGGATCAATTCCAGCATAGGCCACCAATTTCTTAGGGTGATTAAACCGATCAATTTCCCCAATTTCAGAAATTATCGTGGCAGCGATTTTTTCACCGATTCCAGGTATTGATTGGATAATCTTATATTCTTCTATTTCACTTGCCAGGGATATCATTTGGCTCTCTAATTCCGAAAGGTGTCCTTGGTAATGAAATAGGATATCAATATACATATTCAGATTAAACAAGTGACTTTGATACATTACCTTCTGAAAAGGATTTTGATTGGCTGAATCGATCAATTTTCTTGCCTTTTCCCTTGCCCATAGGGCAGAACGACTTGGACAATACTCACGTATACTATTTACCAGTTCCTCCTCGTTATAATCTAGAACTTTCTCCGACGTTGGATATTCTTTCAATATCAACAAAGATACTTTAGAAAAAAGATCTCCAAAGACTTTTTTATATTCAGGGAAAACCTGATCTAAAATAGTATGGAATTGCAGCTTAGCTTCCACATACATATTCGTTACAATCTCCTGTTGTCTCGATAGATTACGAAGGTTTAGAAGCTGAATCCCTCTCATTTTATAAGGTTCAAATTCCTCTTTGTAATAGAGAACGCATAATTGATAGGCATCGAAGGCATCAGTCTTTACCTTTCTTAAGCTTGACTTCTTTGCTTGGTAAGAGATGATTGGATTTAACAATATATAAAGTATTTCATTTTCTTCTAAACATTGAATAATCGGTGTATGATAATGACCTGTTGATTCCAAAATGACAACAGGCTTACTCGCTGTTATCGATCTAATCTCTCCTAAAAATCTTATAAACTTGTCTAACTCTTCACGATTATGCTTAATTGAAAAACTTTTCCCATATGGCTTTCCCTTTTCTAAAAAAGCTTGTACTTCACTTTCATCCTTAGCTACATCAATACCCACTACTGGGTTCATTTTTTCTCCCCCTCTAACGTATTCACCAGTAACCCCTATTACCTTCAAGTAGTATTATAGCTTCGCTTGTTATACGAGATCTT is drawn from Solibacillus sp. R5-41 and contains these coding sequences:
- a CDS encoding alpha/beta family hydrolase; its protein translation is MKATKIAVDTNDSLKQIEYTHIQTGSKNICFMFSGTGYTYDKPLLYYATMVMLENQFDVVQIHYSYQKELFEQSFEDITNIIMNDVNPVINNVLANFHYNEKIFLAKSLGTIPVISEIMKKEAFSESKMILLTPLLKLDRIYEKILNSNHVGLLVIGDKDPHYNSEQVEQLAQQTSFNIKVIQGANHSLDNEKYDTLTSISSLTKVMINLKEMIS
- a CDS encoding DUF4083 family protein, with the protein product MFSFTLFIRMLLINSSARSNKSNKLEQKLDMLIEQNEKIISLLKERK
- a CDS encoding DUF3885 domain-containing protein, which translates into the protein MKIIELMGEHYKGLLLTPGIYHSLDLGIHIELGEDIYQINEDGKLNMKRFHTVYRQVAEIFPLLFKKKDDVIVVVNSYPSETNKIVYPNFFQRYVKVQQRKYSLRMHEFIWQFDEDDVFVQQMELFCKVSDLKLEYLLKTLIHEDFGSLNPRLRKKYCIYAPDIFFVNVRTKCIFHIYDDRGCEIMNTDVKLHKELVEYFKEWEIQVKV
- a CDS encoding DUF5071 domain-containing protein, coding for MKNFEELLPRHKFDIDRVEMIKKMDRDKILPLLPNLLEWIQDMNWPVAPSVLELLLTFPEEIVPLVQDILSSDDDNWKWFILHFLVNKLPVESRIQFREYLTRVAETPAHNELAEELDEIAKKILETI
- a CDS encoding IS110 family transposase; protein product: MHSKWNNKINQVTENTLVVGMDIAKRIHYACFVDERGRVIEKAFAVHQSKEGFENLYEKICQMMKEAKKTEVIIGIEPTGHYWMNLAYFLDQYGIPLVMVNPMHVKRSKELDDNLPTKNDKKDALVIARLLKDGRFSYPRILKEVEAELRIGSTLRLKLTEDLASIKNRIIRWLDRYFPEFTQVFPSFGKMALTALERTPMPQDIQGKTAEELVFFYRQVGGMRAPQLPKAKLLIEKASNSIGLTEGQKMAKHEIATLLRQFRLLETEIEAVNDQLTELAKTTMEYDLLASVPGLGDATIVDLLSEVGSFSLYENPRQLIKLAGLTLRENSSGQHKGQKHISKRGRKRLRHILFKVIVPLIRHNLAFKQLHEYYTTRNQNPLRGKQSMVVLCGKLLKILHGICKKKVYFNEQLMMKDLYCLGEAA
- a CDS encoding cysteine peptidase family C39 domain-containing protein encodes the protein MFIVRTVILWIIISTIINAYLMTLPVPVFRKRNYPANYLIQKINRIDFQKNTECAAFSTAYLLRHFGMEAEGEALFMHFPSKTRAGNVYPKGIRKMLRKKGFKTNYYKGNINTLKYEVSKGTPVIVFIKVQKDFNNLHFVSVVGYDKEYIYLSESLRHLVNCDDVHKSYNRKVPINEFKKLWNVKRIHMLLYSNTYIAVDARQS
- a CDS encoding SMI1/KNR4 family protein; amino-acid sequence: MINQADRLWKRIIERGSNNGSNFKESLNLQSGASDEEFQLLEDTLGVLLPEEMKSFYRVYNGQVWVTGVNPFVRNLTLSPTSEIIDNWIFLQEEFDPDEDVEPDIEKELKSLLWNSKWIPIAVNGGGDYLCIDTDPSEAGVVGQILYFWHDWGNRSIEAKNIFEFVEICLNEEI
- a CDS encoding DUF3997 domain-containing protein, producing the protein MFKKHIFRYSFMVFFSLIMLIGCAGLADYSLELPGNYSIVRTSAHQVKVAPKISDSHWGSDVIPTKVTEVAWDDNYILAKQLGLVNDPKSSNGYQIPNNEDVHFWIIWIFMLKYIYRKNKNLILNKRKFTFET
- a CDS encoding IS110 family transposase: MNPVVGIDVAKDESEVQAFLEKGKPYGKSFSIKHNREELDKFIRFLGEIRSITASKPVVILESTGHYHTPIIQCLEENEILYILLNPIISYQAKKSSLRKVKTDAFDAYQLCVLYYKEEFEPYKMRGIQLLNLRNLSRQQEIVTNMYVEAKLQFHTILDQVFPEYKKVFGDLFSKVSLLILKEYPTSEKVLDYNEEELVNSIREYCPSRSALWAREKARKLIDSANQNPFQKVMYQSHLFNLNMYIDILFHYQGHLSELESQMISLASEIEEYKIIQSIPGIGEKIAATIISEIGEIDRFNHPKKLVAYAGIDPSVYSSGKFTATTNRITKRGSSRLRRSLYLAVLCGIRSSRNKKLKEFYDKKRSDGKPSKVALVACINKLLQWIYALLKRKEVFLDLA